GTCGCTATCCTCCTTTCCCGGGAGGATCCTGAAAATCCCACCCCCGCCGTTGTTGATGACGATTACCCTGAAATCATCCCGGAGCCTGTCGTTCCACAACCCGTTGATGTCGTAAAGGAAGCTCAGATCGCCGCTCAGCAGGAGGGTCGGCCCCTCGTAATTATGGGCCGCCCCCACGGCCGTCGAGGTACTGCCCTCGATGCCGCTGGTGCCCCGGTTGCAAAAAACCGGGTTCCCGGGTCGCATGTCGAACAATTGGGCATAGCGCACGGTGGAACTGTTTGCCAGTTGCACCATATACCCGTCAGGGATAGCTTTTATCAAGGCCTCAAAGGCACTAAAATCAGAAAAGGGAATTTGCCCGAGATAGGCTGTCCTGCGTTTTCTATACGCGTCCCGAACCGGCGACCATCGCGCCCGGTATCCGCTTTTTGTATCCGGTTGGGTCCGGGGCAGGAAATCCCCTAAAAAATGATCCGCGTCCGACCGGACATGCCCCGCGAGGGAGAAAAATGTGTCGTTGGCATTATGCGGGCCCACATGCCAGTGCCCGGCTGGCGGGTAGGCCCTGAGGAATTGTTTGACTTTTTTTGACACGACCATCCCGCCGAGGGTCAGCAGCAAATCGGGCCGAAGGGCCTCAAAGGAGGGCGCCGGTTGCCCGGAACGCTCAATGGGCGCCAGGACGCTGTCGATACTTGGAAAAAATTCCGGGTGATGCAGGTTGGAGGTGGTTTCGGTGAACACCAGGAGCGAAGGATCGGCGGCCATCCTTTCGACGACGGCATCCGAGAGGCTGCCAGGGGGCAGGCTGCCAATCAATACCATCTTCCTGCCAGCTTCCTGCCAGTGCCCGAGCAAATCCTCCCCTTCCCCGTTAATTTCCGGCAGCCGGGGCTGCAGGGTGGGACGTATTTCAACCGGCGGCTCCGGACTGGTACCGTATAGGGGTTCTTCAAATGGAATGTTCAGGTGGACGGGCAAATGGTCCTCCATGGCTGTTTGAAGGGCTGCCTGTACCCTGGCCTCGTTTTCAGCCAGGATGCGGGCCTGCATTTCATGCAGGGAACGAGGGTCCCCGGGCTCCCTACCGCCTTCCCACCGAATACTTGCCGGAGCGTGGGTGACGTCCTGCTGCAGGTTGC
This genomic window from Robiginitalea biformata HTCC2501 contains:
- the menD gene encoding 2-succinyl-5-enolpyruvyl-6-hydroxy-3-cyclohexene-1-carboxylate synthase, whose product is MRYTDIPAAHLVVAYCKSAGVRQVVLSPGSRNAPLVLGFTSDPYFECFSVVDERSAAFFALGLSQQSGNPTALVCTSGSALLNYYPAVAEAYYSRIPLLVLSADRPVYKIDIGDGQTIRQDGVYGNHIGFQGNLQQDVTHAPASIRWEGGREPGDPRSLHEMQARILAENEARVQAALQTAMEDHLPVHLNIPFEEPLYGTSPEPPVEIRPTLQPRLPEINGEGEDLLGHWQEAGRKMVLIGSLPPGSLSDAVVERMAADPSLLVFTETTSNLHHPEFFPSIDSVLAPIERSGQPAPSFEALRPDLLLTLGGMVVSKKVKQFLRAYPPAGHWHVGPHNANDTFFSLAGHVRSDADHFLGDFLPRTQPDTKSGYRARWSPVRDAYRKRRTAYLGQIPFSDFSAFEALIKAIPDGYMVQLANSSTVRYAQLFDMRPGNPVFCNRGTSGIEGSTSTAVGAAHNYEGPTLLLSGDLSFLYDINGLWNDRLRDDFRVIVINNGGGGIFRILPGKEDSDAFADYFETVHNRDMEPVCNMFGMGYRRAASAGELEAALDGFWDPSGRPILLEVRTPREINDRILLDYFDFLT